The following are from one region of the Rhodothermales bacterium genome:
- a CDS encoding TetR/AcrR family transcriptional regulator, which translates to MKTKDDIMDAAEHLFMLNGYSGTSVQDILNVVGLTKGAFFHHFPSKQDLATAIIDRYAERDRALLDTILDRAERETDHPVEQVLAIFRLYRDLMATAEEPSKGCLFASFGYQAGLLDEDTNERVTRALHDWTDVVEGKLVAAIAARPPSVPVSAHDLAEMSMVIFEGGLILSRTYQDARLMARQLDLFIQYLELLFRDQV; encoded by the coding sequence ATGAAGACGAAAGACGATATCATGGATGCCGCAGAGCATCTGTTCATGCTGAACGGCTACAGCGGCACATCCGTACAGGACATCCTGAACGTGGTCGGGCTCACGAAAGGCGCGTTTTTCCATCATTTCCCGTCAAAACAGGACCTGGCTACGGCCATCATTGACCGGTATGCCGAGCGGGACCGCGCGCTGTTGGATACCATTCTGGACCGGGCGGAGCGGGAAACGGACCATCCGGTGGAACAGGTGCTGGCGATCTTCCGGCTGTACCGCGACCTGATGGCGACGGCGGAGGAGCCCTCAAAGGGGTGTCTTTTTGCCAGTTTCGGCTACCAGGCGGGGCTGCTGGACGAGGATACGAACGAGCGTGTGACGCGGGCCCTGCACGATTGGACCGACGTGGTCGAAGGCAAATTGGTGGCTGCCATCGCTGCCCGGCCGCCCAGCGTGCCCGTGTCCGCACACGACCTCGCCGAGATGTCCATGGTCATCTTCGAAGGGGGGCTCATCCTGTCCCGGACGTACCAGGATGCCCGCTTGATGGCGCGGCAGCTGGACCTGTTCATCCAGTATCTGGAGTTGCTGTTTCGCGACCAGGTGTAG
- a CDS encoding nucleotidyl transferase AbiEii/AbiGii toxin family protein produces the protein MDSREMDIETLKRNIDREWGYRRAEELRVERLRSQTHEEWVWGLDVVHSKVHEPDQNIFRVAAGVQSMLNAKNVTFCFIGGIPLQRWGETRHTNDVDLTVFCDLGKEAGMLQVLEEYLSARIEDASDMVHVARMYLGRSPEGVEVDVSLGFTPYERRMMERAVDVDYGVGVPLRICCAEDLVVTKTVAGRGQDWVDLQRIIQRSGETMDWPLVYEELEPLLAMGETEENLARLQEMVANTR, from the coding sequence TTGGACTCCCGCGAAATGGATATCGAGACCCTGAAGAGGAACATTGACCGCGAATGGGGTTACCGCCGGGCGGAAGAGCTGCGGGTGGAACGCCTTCGCAGCCAGACCCACGAAGAGTGGGTTTGGGGACTCGATGTGGTCCACTCAAAAGTCCATGAGCCCGATCAAAACATCTTCCGGGTCGCCGCCGGCGTTCAGTCCATGCTCAACGCCAAGAATGTGACGTTTTGCTTTATTGGAGGCATACCCTTGCAGCGTTGGGGAGAAACGCGGCATACAAATGATGTGGACCTGACCGTGTTTTGTGATCTGGGGAAGGAGGCCGGAATGCTGCAAGTCCTGGAGGAGTATCTGTCGGCACGAATTGAGGACGCATCCGACATGGTACACGTAGCACGTATGTATCTGGGTCGATCACCGGAAGGGGTGGAGGTCGACGTATCGCTCGGATTCACCCCCTATGAACGGCGGATGATGGAACGGGCGGTGGACGTTGACTACGGAGTTGGCGTGCCGCTGCGCATCTGTTGTGCTGAGGACCTTGTCGTCACCAAGACGGTGGCCGGGCGGGGACAGGATTGGGTGGATTTGCAACGCATCATCCAAAGAAGCGGGGAGACCATGGATTGGCCGCTTGTTTACGAGGAACTGGAGCCGCTGCTTGCCATGGGCGAGACAGAAGAGAACCTGGCGCGCCTTCAGGAGATGGTAGCGAACACCAGGTAG
- a CDS encoding DoxX family protein → MPEFNVSSILQIVVALGLLNVWLVRSGTATEYRGGDARSLKAEFAAYGLPDIAFYIVGLLKVGSAVALIAGLWMPELVAPAAGVVAVLMVGALAMHVKVKDPAKKSVPALLMLAMCVAILGL, encoded by the coding sequence ATGCCCGAATTCAATGTCTCCTCCATTCTCCAGATTGTCGTGGCCCTGGGGCTGCTGAACGTGTGGCTGGTCCGCTCCGGCACGGCCACGGAATACCGGGGGGGCGATGCCCGGTCGCTGAAGGCGGAGTTTGCCGCCTACGGCCTGCCCGACATTGCGTTCTACATTGTGGGCCTGCTCAAGGTGGGCTCGGCGGTCGCGCTCATTGCGGGCTTGTGGATGCCGGAACTGGTCGCGCCCGCTGCTGGCGTGGTCGCGGTCCTGATGGTCGGTGCGCTGGCCATGCACGTCAAGGTCAAGGATCCGGCCAAGAAATCCGTTCCGGCCTTGTTGATGCTGGCGATGTGCGTCGCCATCCTGGGGCTGTAA
- a CDS encoding DoxX family protein produces the protein MLLFLTLCSAALFSYYGIASLVSNDLVQEFDRWGMARLRRLTAALELTGALGLLVGLFIPVVGLVASAGLCLMMILATVVRIRIRDPFHAMIPAIMLAVINAYLVFATIS, from the coding sequence ATGCTTCTCTTCCTGACCTTGTGTTCGGCGGCTCTCTTCTCCTATTACGGGATTGCCAGCCTGGTATCGAACGACCTCGTCCAGGAATTCGACCGGTGGGGCATGGCCCGCTTGCGACGCCTTACGGCCGCCCTGGAACTCACAGGAGCGCTGGGCTTGCTCGTCGGGTTGTTCATCCCGGTCGTCGGCCTGGTGGCCAGCGCCGGATTGTGCCTCATGATGATCCTTGCCACGGTGGTCCGCATCCGGATCCGCGACCCCTTCCACGCCATGATCCCGGCCATCATGCTGGCGGTCATCAACGCCTACCTGGTGTTCGCTACCATCTCCTGA